Proteins co-encoded in one Cyprinus carpio isolate SPL01 chromosome B5, ASM1834038v1, whole genome shotgun sequence genomic window:
- the LOC109046692 gene encoding gap junction delta-2 protein-like, producing the protein MGEWTILERLLEAAVQQHSTMIGRILLTVVVIFRILIVGIVGEKVYEDEQIMFICNTLQPGCNQACYDKAFPISHIRYWVFQIILVCTPSLCFITYSVHQSAKHKDRSYTLLHGPYIDHGHGPSRKYRNINGILVHPESKDDRDCLDLKDIPNIPQGVTYSKSAKIRQQEGISRFYVIQVVFRNVLEIGFLAGQYFLYGFNVPAMFECDRYPCVKEVECYVSRPTEKTVFLVFMFAVSGICVVLNLAELNHLGWRKIKTAIRGVQARRKSICEIRKKDVSHLSSVPNLGRTQSSESAYV; encoded by the exons ATGGGCGAGTGGACTATACTGGAGAGATTGCTGGAGGCTGCGGTGCAGCAGCACTCTACTATGATCGGCAG GATCCTGCTGACAGTGGTGGTGATATTCCGGATCCTGATCGTGGGTATAGTGGGAGAGAAGGTGTACGAGGATGAACAGATTATGTTTATCTGTAACACGCTGCAACCGGGTTGCAACCAGGCCTGCTACGATAAAGCCTTCCCTATCTCCCATATCCGTTACTGGGTTTTCCAGATCATCTTGGTGTGTACGCCCAGCCTCTGTTTTATCACTTACTCAGTGCACCAGTCAGCCAAGCACAAAGATCGCAGTTACACACTCCTGCACGGCCCGTACATCGACCACGGACATGGGCCGAGCCGCAAGTACCGCAACATCAACGGTATCCTGGTGCACCCAGAAAGCAAAGACGACCGCGACTGTCTGGATTTGAAAGACATTCCCAACATTCCGCAAGGGGTCACATACTCCAAAAGTGCCAAGATCCGTCAGCAGGAGGGCATCTCTCGTTTCTATGTCATACAAGTGGTGTTCCGGAACGTTCTGGAAATCGGCTTTCTCGCTGGCCAGTACTTCCTGTATGGATTCAACGTTCCCGCCATGTTTGAGTGCGACCGCTACCCTTGCGTGAAGGAGGTCGAATGCTATGTGTCACGTCCCACAGAGAAGACAGTTTTCCTGGTGTTCATGTTCGCAGTTAGTGGGATCTGCGTGGTGCTAAATTTGGCTGAGCTCAATCATCTGGGCTGGCGGAAGATTAAGACTGCCATCCGTGGTGTCCAGGCTCGCAGGAAGTCCATTTGTGAGATCCGGAAAAAGGATGTGTCCCACCTTTCCTCTGTGCCTAACCTGGGCCGCACCCAGTCTAGTGAATCAGCCTATGTCTGA